A stretch of Primulina tabacum isolate GXHZ01 chromosome 13, ASM2559414v2, whole genome shotgun sequence DNA encodes these proteins:
- the LOC142522289 gene encoding uncharacterized protein LOC142522289, with translation MSEHSSESTTIPRSSSQPTVTRDRPKTASDSHPVQITIIKLNGDNFLRWSQSVRMYIRSRGKMGYLTGDKKALPEDDSMYATWDAENSMVMTWLVNSMEEEIGANYMCFPTAYELWDNINQMYSDLGNQSQIFELTLKLGELRQGEETVTKYFNLLKRIWQDLDLFDAYEWKNAEDRQHHKKTVEDDRIFKYLAGLNVEFDEVRGRIIGRRPLPSLGEVFSEVRREESRRNVMLGKKGPAATVEGSALASTSLNMRRGATNLRKLEEKPSVWCVLQQAASHPRNLLEDSWQTHQLQGQDRGENWPCLSHCK, from the coding sequence ATGTCAGAACATTCTAGTGAATCAACCACCATTCCTCGGTCTTCCTCACAACCCACAGTGACTAGAGATCGGCCAAAGACAGCCTCTGATTCACACCCTGTTCAAATAACCATCATCAAGCTGAACGGTGACAACTTCTTGAGATGGTCTCAGTCGGTGAGAATGTATATCCGAAGCCGAGGAAAGATGGGGTATTTAACGGGCGACAAGAAAGCTCTGCCAGAAGATGACTCAATGTATGCTACATGGGATGCCGAAAATTCCATGGTTATGACGTGGCTGGTAAACTCCATGGAAGAGGAGATTGGCGCAAATTATATGTGTTTTCCTACGGCATATGAGTTATGGGACAATATAAATCAGATGTATTCTGATTTAGGGAATCAGTCCCAAATTTTTGAGTTGACTCTCAAACTTGGTGAATTACGGCAAGGAGAAGAAACAGTCACCAAGTACTTCAACCTCTTGAAGAGAATCTGGCAGGACCTTGATCTCTTTGATGCCTATGAGTGGAAGAATGCTGAAGATAGACAGCACCACAAGAAAACAGTGGAAGATGATCGTATCTTCAAGTACTTGGCTGGCCTCAATGTTGAGTTCGACGAGGTGAGGGGGAGAATTATCGGTAGGAGGCCGCTGCCATCCCTCGGCGAAGTCTTCTCTGAAGTTAGGAGGGAGGAGAGCCGGAGGAATGTTATGCTCGGCAAGAAGGGACCCGCTGCTACCGTTGAAGGTTCTGCTCTTGCTTCTACAAGCCTAAACATGCGCAGAGGTGctaccaacctacgtaaactaGAGGAGAAACCAAGTGTATGGTGTGTATTGCAACAGGCCGCGTCACACCCGAGAAACCTGCTGGAAGATTCATGGCAAACTCACCAACTTCAAGGGCAGGACAGGGGAGAAAACTGGCCGTGCCTTTCCCACTGCAAATGA
- the LOC142522393 gene encoding uncharacterized protein LOC142522393 yields MGATYRDDEFGSNFFGISSADDRRFSKHIHDNVHGNIYLDPLSLKFIDTEQFQRLRDLKQLGLSYMVYPGAVHSRFEHSLGAYWLASEAISRLKTYQGLELGIDRFDIQTVKLAGLLHDVGHGPFSHTFEREFLPRVLSDLTWSHEEMSLKMIDYVVDEHNIDIESESLKKVKEMITASENCTSKSSKEKLFLYDIVANGRNGIDVDKFDYIVRDSRACGLGCNFQFQRVLETMRVIDDEICYRAKEYLTIHKLFAARADLHRTVYTHAKVKAIELMFVDALTKANDILRISSYIDEPALYWKLDDSILKTIETSSCQDLKESRDLVLRIRRRDLYRFCNEFAVPKEKLDYFKNITPKDIVCSQNSSRQTIDEEDIVVSNVKIDLTQGRNNPLESISFFKDFESDEKFAVKDDRISHLLPTFYQDMIVRVYSKKPDLVEAVSEAFENFQVKTYGMKAQVHETPEKKKRKKILRYR; encoded by the exons ATGGGAGCTACGTACCGCGACGACGAATTCGGGAGCAACTTCTTCGGAATATCATCGGCCGACGATCGAAGGTTCTCGAAGCACATCCACGATAATGTCCATGGCAACATTTATCTCGATCCT CTCTCTTTGAAGTTTATTGACACGGAACAGTTTCAGAG ACTTCGTGATCTGAAGCAGCTAG GTTTATCATACATGGTATATCCAGGAGCTGTGCACTCTAGGTTTGAGCACTCCCTTGGGGCTTATTGGCTAGCTAGTGAAGCCATAAGCAGATTGAAAACCTATCAA GGCTTGGAGCTTGGTATTGATCGGTTTGACATACAAACAGTAAAACTTGCAG GTTTACTCCACGATGTGGGTCATGGGCCATTCAGCCACACGTTTGAGCGCGAGTTTCTACCAAGGGTTCTCAGTGACCTGACATG GTCTCATGAAGAGATGTCTCTGAAGATGATAGACTATGTTGTTGATGAACATAACATTGATATTGAATCAGAAAGTCTTAAGAAAGTGAAG GAAATGATTACTGCCTCCGAGAATTGTACATCGAAA AGTTCCAAGGAAAAGCTTTTCTTGTACGACATTGTCGCTAATGGACGCAATGGCATTGATGTTGACAA GTTTGATTACATTGTCCGAGACTCCAGGGCCTGTGGTCTTGGCTGCAATTTTCAGTTTCAAAG GGTATTAGAAACCATGCGAGTGATTGATGATGAGATATGCTATCGTGCTAAGGAGT ATCTCACCATTCACAAACTATTTGCTGCTCGGGCAGATCTGCATCGCACAGTCTATACACATGCAAAAGTAAAG GCAATCGAACTCATGTTTGTTGATGCCCTGACAAAAGCAAATGATATTCTACGTATTTCATCCTACATTGACGAACCAGCTCTATACTGGAAG TTAGATGACTCAATACTGAAAACAATTGAAACTTCTTCCTGCCAAGATCTGAAGGAATCTCGAGATCTGGTCCTCCGCATCAGGAGAAGGGATCTTTATCGG TTTTGTAATGAGTTCGCTGTTCCGAAGGAAAAGCTGgattactttaaaaatatcactcCTAAAGATATAGTTTGTTCACAG AATTCCAGCAGGCAAACCATAGACGAGGAAGATATTGTGGTGAGCAATGTAAAAATAGATCTGACCCAAGGAAGAAATAATCCACTTGAAAG CATCAGCTTTTTCAAG GATTTTGAGAGCGATGAGAAATTTGCTGTTAAAGATGATCGGATCAGCCATTTGCTGCCCACATTTTATCAAGATATGATCGTGAGAGTTTACTCAAAGAAACCTGACCTG GTGGAGGCAGTATCTGAGGCCTTTGAAAATTTCCAGGTGAAGACTTATGGCATGAAGGCTCAAGTCCATGAAACTcctgagaaaaagaaaaggaagaagATCTTGAGGTATCGTTAG